The region attataaataaattcttgttttttcaaactatttttaaGTTAGTTTTTCAATATCTTAACTagatttacaattaaaaaaatttgtgcaACTTTCAGTTCTGTAGTTCCTGAATCGGATATTGTTCGTATTAATCAATtcgattataataaaaatttattactagtcatattaaaattttaatacttTACGCTGACAAGAGTTTATGATTAAAAAGTTTgatctttctttaatttcaattttaaattttataattgttaatatttgaTGGTCATTGAAGGCTTctttagttattaattttatgattcatgagaattagtcgaggtaagcgcaagctggtccggacaccccaacattaattaaaaaaaatactttactgTTTAtccaaataaattcaaaaaaattcaataaattcgAAGCACACAAGTAATCCGTCTCCTCTATTTTGAACTTCTACGCGACTAATTCCTCATTTGGATGTTTTTCCTCTAATGGCAACAAGCTTGTAATTCAGGTGGGACAGAGAGAAAGCTCATTGATTCATTGAATCTCAAAAAAGAACGAAAAAACTGAAATGTACAGTTCTACACGAGAAAAAATAGCGAAAAAAGGTACGGAACTACGGATTATTATCCATCCATCGTCTGTTATCCTTGAGCTTTTCGTGCTGAAAATTCGAGTCTCCGAGCTTGGAAATGGTTGTCGGGCCTAGTAGGCTCAAGCAATCGTAACAAAGCATTATAAGATCTTTCCGATTTTTGTCTAACTTGGGCCTCAGCTCGATGGCCTAATACACGGGCTTCTTGTGTGTAGATAACAGACACCAACAAGCACAGCAGcaaagagaagaagaatgaaTGTGAATCATGGACCACTCATGAACAGCCCAAAAGGGGCTGCAGCCTGTTGCTGTCAATTTTCTGGCCCTGATTGGTATTGCGTTCCAAACGGGATtggaaaaattttgaaaattttatttgtttaaaattatttttatatattttcagattattttgatgtgctggtattaaaaataataataaaaaaattattttaatgcatttttgagtgaaaatattttgaaaagaaaccGCTACCACTCTCTCAAACACCCCTTTGAAagcaataaattaatattataaaagtggTCCGCGCTACACAGCggatcttcctttttttttctcaccatggtaaatatatcaaaacaatgcacacgttttaaaaaaaagataaaaatctaaGATTTTGGTCATTGACTCGAATAAGTTTAATAAacttggttaatttaataatacaattagaaaataagatgtctataataaataaagtgaaaaaaaacaacaattcaatgcaaaaaataaactcttgccaatattataaaaatatatttttataatagttcTAAAAAGTATCAATGATCTTATTTgttaataaagtaaaaaaataaattaaaataggataactgcatagaaagaaaaaaaaccatgaatctCAATTATTAGCAAATAAAACAacgaatgaaaaaattaaaaagaaaactattttaaataaataaataaataaacccgaGTTTATTTGAGCTGTGAAATAAGTGaattctaaaaaatacattCTCTAAAAGAACTGgacattaaaatttttatcataCAACTTTAGCAAAACTCAAACATAGTCGTGAGATCGGAATAATTTTATGGAAAGTAGacttaataaaatcatgaaactcagttatcaaatcaacctaatattaaagcaataaaaaaaaggcccGAGTCAAACCTTGTTACTTGGTGAACCTGCTGAATTTATGATCCAAAACATGATATTGAGATAacttttatagaaagaaaaaggtaaaaaaaataaagaatatcaatttaCAATGAACTTAATGATgatggatgaaagtaaaaaaaaatgatcgcGGCCAATTCTGTTAAACCTTTAGAATTTGTGACATGAATCATGTAACCGGATcacaacataaaagaaaaaaaaaataacaatgtaaaattttcaaccaacaaaataattagggataaattaaaaaaaacaaattaaaaaaggtataaaaaagaaaaaaaatgtagatttgaaaagaatgagaaccaaattttacataagaaaatcataaggtatgaaattaaaaaaaaataattaagaaaatgataagaaaaactaaaaataacaatcaaaagaataaagacaaaatttgatataaaaatcaaaagttaagggatgaaattgaaaaataaaatcagtaaaggattcaaaaccaaatatattgcaattaaaagaatgtggaccaaatctgatataaaaatcaactgtgaagggatgaaattaaaaaaaataattatctcaatAAATGACTCAAAATCAAATAcagtgcaattaaaaaaatgagcatctaatttgaatcaacaaacaaataatcaaacttatttatttatttactttttataggaGAGGAGAGATGAAAAAGGGagggaaaaaaatacattgttagAGCtcaacaatcaatttttttactgcACGTACCTCACCCTTAActccatatgaaaaaaaaaatcatgataaaataactaaaatgcaTTTGTATTCAAGGctaagaaataatatttatttcttgggGCATCTAAGTAATTTTATctgacaaaaaaatttgaaaaacccaAAAAGGCTCCTGACccaagaaaaatgtttttttttctttatggatGATTGAATAATTagaatatagataaaaaatgtaaaaatatgaattaacctttttttttaactataataaCTAATGGAtcccataaaaatattttcctactCCTAAATTTAAGCTTTGTGAGTTTGTgaatcaagaataaaataataattttattatgtaaattttcagtgaaattgaaatataagtATATACACAACGtttgagttcttttttttttttttttttggtgttatcTCCCCTCCAAAAATCTGTGGTCCTAGCTGCCCATAGAACTCAGTTAAAAGGATGTGATAAGAAATTGCAGTGGGGTAGGCAATATGAGGCGTATATCTCACCAAGTACACTCTCTGGATAAGAGTGGAATCCATAAAACAGAATTCCATTGGACCTCAGTTCCCTGACTTGGCTTTACATCTCCATTGCCCATCACAGCAACCTTTGCAGCTCATTTCTTTCCAAGGAATTCCTGTTCTTGCTAAGCTAGATCACCAAAAAGTACTAAAATCCTAACAAAAGCAAGAATCAATGGCTGCAACCATGGCAATACTCAATGCAAAGTGCTTGAGCATCAACGCCAACAAGAATACCAACCCCATCAAGCCACCAACAAAACCCATCTACCTTCTCGCCATGCAAAACCTCCCGAAAGGTCTAACCATCTCAAAACCAGCTGAGAACACAGCCCTAGCCGGAACTGCTATTGCAGGTGCTATCTTCACTACCTTGAGCTCATGTGAGCCTGCTTTTGCTGCACAACAAATAGCTGAAATAGCAGAAGGTGACAACCGCGGTTTAGCACTCTTGCTGCCGCTAATACCAGCCATAGCTTGGGTGCTATTCAACATCCTCCAACCAGCACTTAACCAAGTTAACCGAATGCGTGAGACCAGGGGGGTGATCATTGGGCTTGGACTTGGTGGGTTGGCTGCATCAGGTTTTATGTCAACGCCAGATGCATCAGCCAGTGAAATTGCCATGATTGCTGAAGCAACAAGTGACAGCAGGGGTACGCTTCTGTTGCTTGTTGTTGCTCCTGCTATTCTTTGGGTGCTCTACAATATTCTACAACCAGCTTTGAACCAAATCAACAGGATGAGGTCCTagtgagaaaaataaacaagtggGATGGGATTTGTTGGGGGTGTGATTGGCATAAATTTACCTGTAATTGCAAGTTATTTTAATGAAACTTTCTTTTGTTTCgagcattttcttctttttatgtttgCTTGATCATTCCAGTTCGTCAGTTCTGGGTTTAGTCTTAATTGTATTATACGATGATCCACTCTCCAAAAAGCGAAAAGAAAACGCAAATAACAATGCTTTCGATCCGATCTTTCtgcttttattcttcttttcttggttttcgTTTCATTTGTTAATGTTCTTAATTACGGAAGGAAGAGGCCCGCTCgataaaattttcttcttttatttgtaaACTATTTTCCCAATCGCTCTTCACTCTCCACTCTTAAGGATTTTCTTTTGCCACACTATGTATTATTGAACCATTCCCCCCCTCTCCTTATCCCCATCTGTTAGTTTTGCAGCTCATTAATTTGGCTATAAGATATGCTTTGATCTTTGTAGATATAAGCTATCTCGTTCTCCtaacaaatcaacaaaattataaaaggaaaaattttGCCAACGAAGGAAGAATTTGATTGATCACACTCACAATTCCAATTAAATACCATCGGCTCCATTGATCAAGAAACATGAAGAGAAAACACAAGGAATCTAGCTTAATTGATTAGGTCCTGAGTTTGTTTCTTAAAAATCATTAGTTTGAGTCTCATAAATTTTAGGGTTACTGAAaacttatatggtcattaacttcaaggtCCGTAAAATTAATCGATTGAGATACGCACAAACTGATTCAAACATCTAATCcacattaatataaaaaaaacattaaaagaagtAAATGATTTACTATAAAAGGGTTGATGATTTACTATAGCAATAGTTAATGTAGTTTTATACTCACAGGCACGAGGCACTATGAATTCCAACAGAGAAATGACTTTTCACCATTctcaaccaaaaataaaaaaagaagaaaaaactggcCTAATCATCTAAGGtaacaatgtatttttataattttttatagcgAAATGATtaacatacttttaaaataaaaaatattggattgACCTGTACAAGCTATTTtgacttttcatttttaataacacaataaaataacttcatTACTCTTGAATTTGAGTTTTTCTTAACTTatgtcatgagttttttttttatcttttcaagttGGATCAAAGgcaattaaatatttagaagatataaaataatttttaatattgaaaagtgGATAACGCATGTTGTTCACGTTTAACCAACAGGTCTTTAATTTGGTGTTACAAGTGTTTGGTTTGTTATAAAAGCTTCTCCATTTCTGGACGACGTGTATGACCAATAAAACTATGATTTGATGTTGGTGGCCTTTTCCCCTCCTCTCCTCTTTGGTTTTCATGTCTGACCTTGTAAATTTTCAAAGTTTCCATTTAATTTGTTATGTTttcagatttgatctctattctttttattactatttgtttttatcttaaataattaataaaattgatttttttttctaattttatcctccttttgtagttttatttgttagatttagttttcattcttttgatttctttttgtttttttaatccttttcttaattgatgttttttttcaattatatccttcaacattttatttcattaaattttttatgttaaattttgttcctattctttttatttctatttgttttgttttagattttttttattaaaatttcattttcattttcatcccttgatattttattgatcGAGAATTtgactttatgatttttttcaagtttttcttttatgggTTATTTCCGATCTTAGGACTCGGGTCATAGATTTAAAAGGCTGGCCTAGGTTGAATTAggtcttttttttagattattttttcacaattgatttttttcaacttcatcctttTATGGGCTATTTGATCTCATATGTTGGGTCGCGGATTTCATGAGTTAACCTAGTTTGCTTcgaccatttttttttgtttgatttatctactattgctgtttttttatcaaattattatattagacGAGCTTATTGAATCCAATAAAATCAATGACCGACTCTCAGATTTCCCTTGCTTCTTTATAGATGTTATTATTGTCtaagcatcttttttttttatgttaaaaagagTTTAGTCTGACCCATATCATAATGCGAGTAACCAATTTagttaaaagaaactaaaaagggTAAATGATTTATCGTAGCAATGTTAATTATAACTCTAGACTCATTGGCACAGTTGAttggaataataaaattattattttgtcgtTCTCTACAAAAACAATTGACCTAGCTAATGGGAGTAATATgatgttttcatgttttttttcatagtaatATGACTAACTTACATTTTAAAGCAAAACGTATTAAACTGGAACCTAGAGGTGTTTTGACTTTTTCTCTTTAACAACATAATAAGACAACTAAATTATCCTTGAATTCAAATTTCCTTTAACTACATGagaattttcatcttttcattatgatttttttttgttataatcagGTTAGATCATGGGTGATTTAACatttttacaaatataaattattatttaaaattgaaaagtgaTTGCATGTGGCTATGCCGGTGTTCTTTTAGCAATATGTATAACATCACTTTATGGTTAAATGATAGCTTCCGCGAAGACATTTGAATCATTATGGCAACCCCTCAATGGGTGGCACATGTGCCCAACATACCTTTAATTTGACACCAATGATCTTTTCCCCCTTTGTTTTCTCTCTCAGCTTTGATTTTTCACACTGTCCCTGAAGATTTTCAAAATcgcccttcaatttattttttcttcagatttgatctttattttttttaattatcactatttgttttatgttaaataattcctaaaattagatttttttttattttatcattttttgatttttgtttgtttgtgataTTTGATCtatattcttttgattcttatttatttatttttagttatttttttaattgactttttttcaattacatccctTAACATTTGATTTCATCTAATTTGcatgtcaaattttatttttattcttttaattactatttattttgttttaaataattttttattgaaactttccgtttcaattttatctctccATATTTTGTTGATCGAGATTttagcttcatgatttttttagatttgctttttatgagataATTTTGAACTCAATATCTAGGTTACGGGTTTGAAATGTTCCCCAAGttgacttagatttttttataattatttttttttaatttcatcctctaattttatttttatttaatttttaattaagaaaaacaaaatattgactCCTGGAGGacatgattgtttttcaaaagtgtACCATTCTCGGATTGATTCTTCCGTAAATAAAAAAttcgttttatttttaaacaacccTACCATTCATGTTGAAAATACATTGAGCACAGATTTTCTTTTCGAACAAAAACCCAAATCAACATATCCACGTGTAAAATCAAACATgcttgaacaaaataaaaaacactttaaaaataaaaatcactcaaataaatatttaaataataaaacgaGAGaggaaataacatttttatccTTGAAGAAACGCTGAAGAACACAAGAGACAGTGGCGCCGCGTGGCTTGCACGCTCCGCGAGCAAAATAGACACAAAGCAATGGCAGTGAGAGTGTACACGAGCAAATTAGTCTTTTTCTTCGATGTCTTCtattcaaaaaggaaaaacctaaaccagaaaaataataatatatattttttgaactaGAATCTCTCTGCAATCATGATTTTCCATATCTcggtctcctttttttttttcccttgcctCTTTTTTACTCTctaattgtttatttgtctttttattattttattttattttatttttaatatatgttatcacacaaaataaaataaataaaatactaaaatgacaAAAACTGATTGgacttcattaaaaatatatttttgaaagacttttatattatttaataacatgaaaaaattagggAAAATCTAGGTTATGATCACATTATTTATGGTATCAAgttatcaaaaatttatttctagtCGTCTGTTTATTTTCCTATTTCAATCCTTTGGTTTTCCCTCCCTCTCGTCTCATGCAAACAAAATGGGATTCGATCCATAGAAAAGACTTTCCAAGAGCCAttgaaaaaaagccaaaaaagaaGTAAAGGCAAATTAAATAGAAACGCATGCAGTCTTTTAGACCCGAGGAATGGCAATCTAGCTCGTTTCGGCCTGGCCTTGTCTCTTCTCTCTGAAGGCTGTTCCTAgtcattttcaaattgtttgatAGCTTCTATCTTTCAGTTTTTATATCTTTGGTTCTCGAGGTTACGCTCTCAAGTTTCGATCCAGATGTAATGGACTGTATTTCACCCTCGCGAAATGAAGGAAGGGAAGGTGTAGAGAGTTTCTTGAGAGAAGGTGGGAGATTTGTAAAATAGAGATggccaacaaattaaaatacatgCAAAACATGAAGCTAAAACCACCCATATATACATACTCGTATACTTCCTCTTCTCTCTCGTCCTCTCCCTcgctctccttttcttcttcttttccttcaaaATCACCACCCACCCACCAACCCTAAAAGGCAACTCCGACCTTAGAATCCGACCCAGTTACATCTCTTAAGGTTCCTACATACAACGCCAACTAAAGAAGACCCTCAACCCAAAACTGAGAAATATATGGACAACCCGTGACTGGGACCGCAAAATCCAAGTCTTTGCTGATTTCTTTCAggttttgaagcaaaaaaaccTTCTTTTAAACGAATCCAAAGCCTTGTGTATTGGTGCCCGTGTAGGGCAAGAGGTCGAGGCCTTACGACGAGTCGCGTGTCAGACTCGGTTGGTATATATGGACCTAGTGCCGTATCCACCACTGGTTGTAAAGGGTGATTTCCATCACCAGCCGTTCGACAATAGGACTTTTGACTTGAGTTTTCAAACGTGTTTGATCACGCGCCGTTACCGGTACAGACGTTGAAGCCTGGTGGGATATGTGTTCTACACGTGACGCTTTCTAGACGGGCTGATAAGTATTCGGCTAATGATTTGTACAGTGTTAAACCGTTGGCCAAGTTGTTTACGAAATCTAAGGTTGTTCATTTTTAGATAGGTTGTGATTAGTTGAATTTGATATCTTGTTATCATGCACATCAAATCTTTTGGAATTTCTGGTGTTTTTCTGTCCTATTCAAGATTGGTGAAAagaataatgaaagaaaaagctCTCAAATACGTGCAGAAAAAGCTTGACAGAGTCTGATCAATTTGTCCATTGATACACTTCCTCGCGCAAACCTGCTAGCCAAGTTCACGAAAAAGCTTATCAATGTACCTGTCCTGGGCAGTTTAAAGCTCCAATATCAGTGTTTATGTGATTGattgcatctttttttcttatgtttcacAAAATGAAATTCGTTGTTCAAGCGAAGAAAGTCTTACAAGAACTTTTCGGGATCttggcaaaaagaaaaggaataattgTAAACACAGAAGGCTATTGACACAACTGAACTTAAGGAATAAGAaccaaagaagaaagaagacagaAATCTTGAAAGAATGAATCACACAAGCATGATTAAGCAATTCTCAGCTGTTTAACTGTTTATCGAGAGCATAGAGGCCGCGGGAATTTTAAAGACATGAACAGGAGAGACCTTTTAAGAATAGTGATGGATCGATTTGGTAACCTCAATGAccttttaagaataaattttgGGTAAATTATAACTTTCTGAGGTATCATGAGATTAGTAAACTATAAACACTATCTAAAATTTGAAGATTCAACCCCAACTCCATTTAAATGTTCAAGAAGCTACTGGAATAATCTCTTTCTCTGCCTAAAATTCAAccccaactatatatataattttaacctTGAGCCAATGAGGCTGAGGTGGACAACGGT is a window of Populus nigra chromosome 10, ddPopNigr1.1, whole genome shotgun sequence DNA encoding:
- the LOC133704172 gene encoding photosystem II reaction center proteins PsbY, chloroplastic-like; protein product: MAATMAILNAKCLSINANKNTNPIKPPTKPIYLLAMQNLPKGLTISKPAENTALAGTAIAGAIFTTLSSCEPAFAAQQIAEIAEGDNRGLALLLPLIPAIAWVLFNILQPALNQVNRMRETRGVIIGLGLGGLAASGFMSTPDASASEIAMIAEATSDSRGTLLLLVVAPAILWVLYNILQPALNQINRMRS